One Proteinivorax tanatarense DNA segment encodes these proteins:
- the yedE gene encoding YedE family putative selenium transporter, producing MKKLLTVGIIVGFISAILTKLGNPVNMGFCIACFLRDIAGGLNMHQAGVVQYLRPEIAGLVLGAFMISLTKNEFKVESGSSPLLRFFIAIFMMVGAMVFLGCPLRMVLRIAGGDLNAIIGLFGFIFGIYLGLKALKGGFSLGKATKQQNKTSGYVMPAFFVMLLIFVVIKPGFINFSTEGPGSATAPIIIALGVGILVGMLAQRSRLCMAGGIRDVIMIKDFHMVSGFLGILIAAFITNLALGNFSLGFAEQNVAHTEHIWNFLGLTLVGFCAILLGGCPLRQLILTGQGNLDAAFTVLGMIVGGAVVHNFETAASPAGVPINGKIALVISFLILAVIVAAHSKKIMVRRNKDVSIGR from the coding sequence TTGAAAAAACTTCTGACAGTGGGAATCATAGTTGGATTTATAAGTGCTATTTTAACAAAGCTAGGCAACCCAGTTAACATGGGGTTTTGCATTGCTTGCTTTTTAAGGGATATTGCAGGGGGATTAAATATGCATCAGGCTGGTGTTGTGCAATACTTACGGCCTGAGATAGCAGGATTAGTATTAGGAGCTTTTATGATATCCCTTACGAAAAATGAGTTTAAGGTTGAATCCGGTTCTTCACCTTTACTAAGATTTTTTATAGCTATATTTATGATGGTAGGTGCAATGGTATTTTTAGGGTGTCCGCTAAGAATGGTATTAAGGATAGCGGGAGGAGACTTAAATGCCATTATTGGTTTGTTTGGTTTTATTTTTGGTATATACCTTGGGTTGAAAGCTTTAAAAGGAGGATTTTCATTAGGGAAAGCTACCAAGCAGCAAAATAAAACTAGTGGATACGTAATGCCGGCTTTTTTTGTTATGTTGCTAATATTTGTTGTTATAAAACCTGGATTTATAAACTTTAGTACAGAAGGTCCTGGTTCCGCTACGGCGCCTATTATAATAGCTTTAGGTGTAGGTATTTTAGTTGGGATGTTAGCACAGCGTTCAAGGCTTTGTATGGCAGGAGGAATTAGAGATGTAATTATGATTAAAGATTTTCATATGGTGTCAGGGTTTTTAGGAATTTTAATTGCGGCTTTTATAACCAACTTAGCCTTAGGAAACTTTAGTTTAGGATTCGCTGAACAAAATGTAGCACATACAGAACATATTTGGAATTTTTTAGGACTCACTCTAGTTGGCTTTTGTGCTATATTACTTGGTGGTTGTCCTTTGAGACAGTTAATATTAACGGGACAGGGCAACCTAGATGCTGCTTTTACAGTTTTAGGTATGATTGTAGGCGGGGCTGTTGTTCATAACTTTGAAACAGCGGCTAGTCCGGCAGGAGTTCCTATAAATGGGAAAATAGCATTGGTGATTAGTTTCCTTATATTAGCTGTTATAGTAGCTGCTCATAGTAAAAAAATTATGGTTAGGAGGAATAAGGATGTATCAATTGGACGTTAG
- a CDS encoding Na/Pi cotransporter family protein, with amino-acid sequence METFFGAIGGLGLFVLGMQLMSEGLQRSAGNKLRRILEVMTSNRFIATFTGALLTVLVQSSSTTTVMVVGFVNAGLMNLTQAVGTIFGANVGTTVTAQLISFQAIDAFALPMIAVGVVMHYFVKKRIYRHLGKGLLGFGILLLGMTIMSDSLRVLENYPPFLDMLKTFGQNPLLGMFVGALFTIAVQSSSASTAVIISMTQAGVLELDSALALILGTNIGTCVTAMLAAIGANLTARRAAVSHVIFNLIGALIFLLILPWFTVFIESNWDTVARQTAMAHTIFNIANTILFLPFVSWFVMLITRLVPGEELIIERGIKYIDRRLFKTPSLALGAGEKEVARMGEIAGTMLEDSLNILFKNQKDYLKDVQQREEVVDELEQEIAIYLSELSNKGLSGVDAKRLTMLLHAINDIERIGDHSENVADLCIHKIEDDLPFSDQAREEIQSMFEQVSAITDKAMRAFKENDHQLAREVIKDDDYIDDLEKELRDRHIQRINKGKCYPMSGVVYLDILSNMERIGDHATNIAQVVLGEF; translated from the coding sequence ATGGAGACTTTCTTTGGAGCTATTGGCGGATTAGGGCTATTTGTTTTGGGGATGCAGCTAATGAGTGAAGGGTTACAACGGTCTGCAGGTAACAAATTGCGAAGAATATTGGAAGTGATGACAAGCAATAGATTTATTGCAACATTTACAGGTGCGTTATTAACAGTACTTGTACAAAGTAGCAGCACTACAACTGTAATGGTTGTAGGATTTGTTAATGCGGGACTTATGAACTTGACTCAAGCTGTTGGCACTATATTTGGTGCTAATGTAGGGACAACTGTAACTGCCCAACTAATATCTTTTCAAGCAATTGATGCCTTTGCCTTACCTATGATTGCTGTCGGTGTAGTGATGCACTACTTTGTCAAAAAAAGAATTTACCGTCACCTAGGCAAAGGTCTACTAGGTTTTGGAATTCTTCTTTTAGGTATGACTATCATGTCAGACTCTTTAAGAGTGTTAGAAAATTATCCTCCATTTTTAGATATGCTAAAAACGTTTGGTCAAAACCCACTGTTAGGCATGTTTGTTGGTGCGTTATTTACAATTGCAGTACAAAGTAGTAGTGCATCAACGGCAGTTATTATATCTATGACTCAAGCTGGAGTTTTAGAATTAGATAGTGCCTTAGCTTTGATTTTAGGTACTAATATAGGCACTTGCGTAACAGCAATGCTAGCGGCAATAGGGGCAAACTTAACTGCCAGAAGAGCCGCAGTATCCCATGTAATTTTTAATTTAATTGGGGCATTGATTTTCTTACTGATTTTACCATGGTTTACTGTTTTTATAGAATCAAATTGGGATACCGTGGCTAGGCAAACAGCGATGGCCCATACTATTTTTAATATTGCTAACACAATACTGTTTTTACCTTTTGTTAGCTGGTTTGTAATGTTGATTACCAGACTTGTTCCAGGAGAAGAATTAATCATTGAAAGAGGAATTAAATATATTGACAGAAGATTATTTAAAACCCCTTCACTAGCGTTAGGTGCTGGAGAGAAGGAAGTTGCCCGGATGGGAGAAATAGCCGGTACAATGTTAGAGGACTCCCTAAATATTTTATTTAAAAACCAGAAGGATTATTTAAAGGATGTTCAGCAAAGAGAGGAAGTTGTTGATGAATTGGAGCAGGAGATAGCTATATATCTTTCTGAGCTGTCCAACAAAGGACTTTCTGGAGTGGATGCTAAACGTTTAACTATGCTATTACATGCAATTAATGACATTGAAAGAATAGGTGACCATTCTGAAAATGTAGCGGACTTATGTATTCACAAAATAGAAGATGATTTGCCTTTTTCAGATCAAGCTAGAGAAGAAATTCAGAGTATGTTTGAGCAAGTGTCCGCAATTACCGATAAAGCTATGAGGGCATTTAAGGAAAATGATCACCAGTTAGCTAGAGAGGTTATTAAAGATGATGACTATATAGACGATTTAGAAAAGGAATTAAGGGATAGGCATATTCAAAGGATTAACAAAGGCAAGTGCTATCCTATGTCTGGGGTGGTTTATCTGGATATTTTAAGTAATATGGAGAGAATTGGGGATCATGCCACAAACATAGCTCAGGTAGTTCTAGGTGAGTTCTAG
- a CDS encoding sulfurtransferase TusA family protein has translation MYQLDVRGLDCPQPLLEFKTQYETGQDFIAIVDSQVAKENILRFCKNNKIKYTIEEEGEDIIIKVEC, from the coding sequence ATGTATCAATTGGACGTTAGAGGCTTAGATTGTCCACAACCACTTTTGGAGTTTAAAACTCAATATGAAACAGGTCAGGATTTTATAGCTATAGTAGATTCGCAAGTTGCAAAAGAAAATATACTTAGGTTCTGTAAAAATAATAAAATTAAGTATACAATAGAAGAGGAAGGAGAAGACATAATAATAAAGGTGGAATGCTAA
- the prmC gene encoding peptide chain release factor N(5)-glutamine methyltransferase, which yields MKEITIKEALVRASALLKESSIENPFFESQLLLKHVLECRLTDLIAKDNNFLTKDQLLQFKAMIDKRAKHYPVAYIIGYKEFMGIKFKVTKDVLIPRPDTEVLIEWALSKLELTNGIKTVVDVGAGSGAIGLTIAKLCADVRVHATEISEKSLKIAQNNAVDIGVKNKVTFYNGSLLEPIINREIKADMILSNLPYIPEDEYESLGKTVKEYEPKSALVGGETGLEIYSQLLSQVGKVLRSEGVIAFEIGYNQQKASLELLKEWGFKNSEVLYDLGGHPRVVVGQKK from the coding sequence ATGAAGGAGATTACTATTAAAGAAGCCCTAGTAAGGGCTTCAGCTTTGTTAAAAGAAAGCTCCATAGAGAATCCCTTTTTTGAAAGCCAATTACTTCTTAAACATGTATTAGAATGTAGACTAACTGACTTGATAGCTAAAGATAATAACTTTTTAACTAAAGATCAGTTGCTTCAATTTAAAGCAATGATTGATAAAAGGGCAAAACATTATCCTGTAGCTTATATTATTGGTTATAAAGAATTTATGGGTATTAAATTTAAAGTTACAAAAGATGTCTTAATTCCACGCCCAGATACAGAAGTCCTCATTGAATGGGCACTATCCAAACTTGAGTTAACTAATGGAATTAAAACCGTTGTAGACGTGGGAGCTGGGTCAGGGGCTATAGGACTGACAATAGCTAAATTGTGCGCCGATGTTAGAGTTCACGCCACAGAAATTTCTGAGAAGTCATTAAAAATTGCCCAAAACAACGCTGTAGATATAGGGGTAAAAAACAAAGTAACATTTTATAACGGAAGTTTACTAGAACCAATTATTAACAGAGAGATAAAAGCAGATATGATATTATCTAATTTGCCATATATACCTGAAGATGAATATGAATCACTTGGAAAAACTGTAAAAGAGTATGAACCTAAAAGTGCTCTAGTAGGTGGTGAAACGGGACTAGAAATTTACTCACAACTTTTATCTCAAGTTGGTAAAGTTTTAAGGTCAGAGGGAGTAATAGCTTTTGAGATTGGATATAACCAACAAAAAGCATCCCTAGAATTGTTGAAAGAGTGGGGGTTTAAAAACTCAGAAGTTCTTTATGATTTAGGTGGTCATCCTAGAGTTGTAGTTGGACAAAAAAAGTAA
- a CDS encoding DUF3343 domain-containing protein, with translation MKKKLLITFPTTYDSIKAEEVLKQHDVSLRVRPVPREISSDCGLAIQCELDIEEQALRFLKENEVEVEGIHYI, from the coding sequence GTGAAGAAAAAGCTCTTAATTACTTTTCCAACTACTTATGACAGTATAAAGGCTGAGGAAGTGCTTAAACAACATGATGTCTCTCTGAGAGTTAGGCCGGTGCCTAGAGAGATTAGTTCTGACTGTGGTCTCGCCATACAGTGTGAGCTAGACATCGAAGAGCAAGCCTTAAGATTTCTTAAAGAAAATGAGGTGGAAGTAGAAGGTATTCATTATATTTGA
- the spoIIR gene encoding stage II sporulation protein R has protein sequence MGKFVRVLTLTLAVVLIIVSNSYGYNIKNDEVIRLHVLANSNSAEDQFIKYQVRDEIIKNFSSELANINCPKQLEAFIEKNIKQITKKADNILKKNGFSYSAEVSTGKFNFPSRMYLDEVYPAGDYQAVKVELGEGAGDNWWCVMFPPLCFVGEANSPQNEAEKKQTTLKDKDENNEIEYSIKIIDIFKSLLGKITNISS, from the coding sequence ATGGGTAAATTTGTTAGAGTTTTAACACTTACATTGGCAGTAGTACTAATTATTGTATCTAACTCTTATGGATATAATATAAAAAATGATGAAGTTATACGGCTGCATGTATTGGCGAATAGTAACTCTGCAGAGGACCAGTTTATAAAATATCAGGTTAGAGATGAAATAATAAAAAACTTTAGCTCTGAACTTGCTAATATAAATTGTCCTAAACAGCTAGAAGCATTTATTGAAAAAAACATAAAACAAATTACAAAAAAAGCAGATAATATTCTTAAAAAAAATGGTTTTAGCTATTCTGCTGAAGTCAGCACAGGAAAATTTAATTTTCCTTCTAGGATGTATCTTGACGAGGTTTACCCTGCAGGGGATTACCAAGCAGTAAAAGTTGAGTTAGGAGAAGGTGCTGGAGATAATTGGTGGTGTGTTATGTTTCCTCCGCTTTGTTTTGTAGGAGAAGCCAATTCTCCTCAAAATGAGGCGGAAAAAAAACAGACAACTTTAAAAGATAAAGACGAAAATAATGAAATTGAATATAGCATAAAAATTATAGATATTTTTAAGTCTTTATTGGGAAAGATTACTAATATTTCTTCTTAA
- the nifS gene encoding cysteine desulfurase NifS: MKRVYLDHAATTPLHPSILDVMLPFYKELFGNPSSVHSFGREVKKHVDKARKQVAESINADLDEEIIFTSGGTEADNLAILGVAAALKEKGNHIITSSVEHHASLDTCDALAKEGYRVTRLSVDEHGVIDLEELKSAISKDTILITLMHANNEVGTVQPIEKVSKIAKEHDIYLHTDAVQSFGQIPVDVNQLGVDLLTISGHKIYGPKGIGALYVRKGTKLKNLAHGGGQENKIRPGTENVAGIVGLGKAAEMASNSVDEMQEVEKKRDRLIEGLLKMDDVKLNGHPEKRLPTNVNVSIEYIEGEALILSLDMEGIAASSGSACTSGSLDPSHVLMHMGLSHQTAHGSLRLTLGKGTTDEDIDYVLDRVPKIVERLRNMSPLYGKQIKKGSGCPCTQKK, encoded by the coding sequence GTGAAAAGAGTTTACTTAGATCACGCTGCAACAACCCCGTTACACCCATCAATTTTAGATGTTATGTTGCCATTTTATAAAGAGTTATTTGGCAACCCTTCATCAGTACACAGTTTTGGAAGAGAAGTTAAAAAGCACGTTGATAAAGCCAGGAAACAGGTGGCTGAGTCAATTAACGCTGATCTTGATGAAGAAATTATTTTTACGTCTGGGGGAACTGAGGCAGATAACTTAGCAATTCTAGGAGTAGCTGCTGCGTTAAAAGAAAAAGGTAATCATATAATCACCTCTAGCGTTGAACACCATGCCTCCCTTGACACATGCGATGCCTTGGCTAAAGAAGGGTATAGAGTGACCCGCTTATCAGTAGATGAGCATGGCGTAATAGACTTAGAAGAATTAAAATCTGCAATAAGTAAAGATACTATACTGATAACCCTAATGCATGCAAATAACGAAGTAGGGACTGTCCAACCTATAGAAAAGGTATCTAAGATAGCTAAGGAACATGATATATATCTTCACACTGATGCAGTTCAATCCTTTGGGCAAATACCGGTGGATGTTAATCAATTAGGGGTAGACCTGCTAACTATTTCAGGACATAAGATCTATGGGCCAAAAGGTATTGGAGCTTTATATGTAAGAAAAGGAACTAAGTTGAAAAATCTGGCCCATGGAGGCGGACAAGAAAATAAAATAAGACCTGGCACTGAAAATGTAGCTGGGATAGTAGGTTTGGGTAAAGCTGCCGAGATGGCTTCCAACTCAGTAGATGAAATGCAGGAAGTTGAAAAGAAGAGAGATAGACTTATCGAAGGGTTATTAAAAATGGATGATGTAAAGTTAAATGGTCACCCAGAGAAGAGGCTACCTACCAATGTAAATGTGTCAATTGAGTATATTGAAGGCGAAGCTTTAATATTAAGCTTGGATATGGAAGGGATAGCAGCTTCTAGTGGATCTGCCTGTACTTCCGGGTCGTTAGATCCTTCTCATGTTCTTATGCATATGGGGTTGAGTCATCAAACGGCCCATGGATCGCTACGCTTAACACTAGGAAAAGGAACCACCGACGAAGATATTGATTATGTTTTGGATAGGGTTCCTAAGATTGTTGAAAGGTTAAGAAATATGTCACCGCTGTATGGAAAACAAATTAAAAAGGGGAGTGGATGTCCATGTACACAGAAAAAGTAA
- a CDS encoding RrF2 family transcriptional regulator has product MRLSTKGEYGVRAMAVLAYEFKNGATPLRVIAEREHLSELYLEQIFRELKKDGLVNSVRGPKGGYILSKSPENITVGDVVRVLEGPLAPVECVSEEETKELCSKESCCLTKFVWAKLRDSMSKVLDEITFADIIKDLSKVELEVE; this is encoded by the coding sequence TTGAGGTTATCTACTAAAGGGGAGTATGGAGTGCGAGCTATGGCGGTTTTGGCTTATGAATTCAAAAATGGTGCAACACCTCTTAGGGTAATAGCTGAAAGGGAGCACCTTTCGGAACTATACTTAGAACAGATATTTAGAGAGCTAAAGAAAGATGGTTTAGTAAATAGTGTACGAGGTCCGAAAGGTGGGTATATACTTTCAAAGTCTCCAGAGAATATTACTGTTGGAGATGTTGTAAGAGTGTTAGAAGGGCCTTTGGCTCCCGTAGAATGTGTGTCTGAAGAAGAAACTAAAGAGTTATGTTCTAAGGAATCTTGTTGTTTAACAAAGTTTGTATGGGCAAAGTTAAGGGATAGCATGTCAAAAGTGTTAGATGAAATAACTTTTGCTGATATAATCAAGGATTTAAGCAAGGTAGAGCTTGAAGTTGAATGA
- the sigG gene encoding RNA polymerase sporulation sigma factor SigG — protein sequence MYSNKKVTLSGVDTYNLPVLSAKKMDALFRELASGNEAVRDELVRGNLRLVLSVLKQFKNRGENLDDLFQIGCVGLVKAIDNFDPKLGVKFSTYAVPMVMGEIRRYLRDNNAIRVSRSVRKIAHKALQKKEQMAKELEREPTINELSDALKLPSEEIIFALDANYEPISLSEPVYNDSSDPVSIEEQIRDEECDNTWLKKILLSEALEKLSLREKEILIKRFFVGKTQVEVANQIGISQAQVSRLEKAALDFIKEYIG from the coding sequence ATGTATAGCAACAAAAAAGTCACATTAAGTGGAGTAGACACATATAACTTGCCAGTGTTAAGTGCAAAAAAAATGGATGCGTTATTTAGAGAACTGGCAAGTGGCAATGAAGCCGTCAGAGATGAGCTGGTAAGGGGCAATCTACGATTGGTTCTCAGTGTATTAAAACAGTTTAAAAACAGAGGAGAAAATTTAGATGACTTATTTCAAATTGGGTGCGTGGGACTTGTAAAGGCAATCGATAATTTTGACCCTAAGCTAGGGGTGAAATTTTCAACATATGCTGTACCGATGGTAATGGGAGAAATAAGAAGATACCTTCGGGATAATAACGCAATAAGAGTAAGTAGGTCTGTAAGGAAAATTGCCCATAAAGCACTCCAAAAAAAAGAACAGATGGCAAAAGAGTTAGAAAGAGAACCGACTATTAATGAGCTGTCCGATGCTTTAAAATTGCCATCGGAAGAAATAATTTTTGCTTTAGACGCCAATTATGAGCCTATATCATTAAGTGAGCCTGTCTACAATGATAGTTCTGACCCTGTTTCTATTGAAGAGCAGATAAGGGACGAAGAATGTGATAACACATGGCTGAAAAAAATATTACTAAGCGAAGCTTTAGAAAAGTTGTCACTTAGGGAGAAAGAAATCTTAATTAAGCGCTTTTTTGTTGGCAAGACTCAGGTAGAGGTAGCAAACCAAATAGGGATATCTCAAGCTCAGGTTTCTAGATTGGAAAAAGCTGCATTGGATTTTATTAAAGAATATATAGGATAG
- the nifU gene encoding Fe-S cluster assembly scaffold protein NifU, whose amino-acid sequence MYTEKVMDHFQNPRNVGEIEDADGVGEVGNVKCGDIMRIYLKVEDNVIKDIKFRTFGCGAAIATSSVITEMAVDKTIDEALELTNKQVAEELGGLPPVKMHCSNLAADALKTAIEDYKKNNK is encoded by the coding sequence ATGTACACAGAAAAAGTAATGGATCATTTTCAAAATCCAAGGAATGTAGGGGAAATAGAAGATGCTGACGGTGTAGGTGAAGTAGGAAATGTTAAATGTGGAGATATCATGAGAATATATTTAAAAGTTGAAGATAATGTTATTAAAGATATAAAATTCCGCACCTTTGGATGTGGCGCCGCTATCGCTACCAGTAGTGTGATTACTGAAATGGCGGTAGACAAAACTATCGACGAGGCTTTAGAATTAACAAACAAGCAAGTTGCTGAAGAATTAGGTGGGCTGCCACCAGTTAAGATGCATTGCTCAAACTTAGCGGCCGATGCGCTAAAGACAGCAATAGAAGACTACAAAAAAAATAATAAATAA